A genomic region of Cuculus canorus isolate bCucCan1 chromosome 24, bCucCan1.pri, whole genome shotgun sequence contains the following coding sequences:
- the CDKN1A gene encoding cyclin-dependent kinase inhibitor 1 isoform X1: MCWLSVLLNTPVTCSAFLPVATMPLSQSRTEQIPCSSKVCRNLFGPVDHHQLQNDFEDLLRQQLEEAQQRWNFDFETETPLEGHFKWERVFLAEQPPQEVHSLVKATGSKSRSSLVHKVSPKDCPGRICPEESQQSSEVYRAGSPRSLKRGQTTIKDFYSSKRRIVPDKPKP; this comes from the exons ATGTGCTGGCTCTCGGTCTTGCTCAACACCCCAGTAacttgctctgctttcctcccaGTTGCTACGATGCCCCTGTCTCAGAGCAGGACCGAGCAGATACCGTGCAGCAGCAAGGTGTGCAGGAACCTCTTTGGCCCTGTGGACCACCACCAGCTCCAGAATGACTTTGAAGACCTGTTGAGGCAACAGCTGGAAGAAGCTCAGCAACGCTGGAACTTTGACTTTGAGACAGAGACTCCCTTGGAAGGACACTTCAAGTGGGAAAGGGTCTTCCTGGCTGAGCAGCCACCCCAGGAGGTCCACAGCCTGGTCAAGGCCACCGGCAGCAAGAGCAGGAGCTCCTTGGTTCACAAGGTCTCCCCCAAGGACTGTCCTGGCAGGATTTGCCCTGAGGAATCTCAACAGAGCTCAGAGGTCTACAGGGCTGGTTCCCCGCGGAGCTTGAAACGTGGGCAGACCACCATCAAAG ACTTCTACAGCTCCAAGCGGAGGATTGTCCCTGACAAACCCAAGCCGTGA
- the CDKN1A gene encoding cyclin-dependent kinase inhibitor 1 isoform X2 yields the protein MPLSQSRTEQIPCSSKVCRNLFGPVDHHQLQNDFEDLLRQQLEEAQQRWNFDFETETPLEGHFKWERVFLAEQPPQEVHSLVKATGSKSRSSLVHKVSPKDCPGRICPEESQQSSEVYRAGSPRSLKRGQTTIKDFYSSKRRIVPDKPKP from the exons ATGCCCCTGTCTCAGAGCAGGACCGAGCAGATACCGTGCAGCAGCAAGGTGTGCAGGAACCTCTTTGGCCCTGTGGACCACCACCAGCTCCAGAATGACTTTGAAGACCTGTTGAGGCAACAGCTGGAAGAAGCTCAGCAACGCTGGAACTTTGACTTTGAGACAGAGACTCCCTTGGAAGGACACTTCAAGTGGGAAAGGGTCTTCCTGGCTGAGCAGCCACCCCAGGAGGTCCACAGCCTGGTCAAGGCCACCGGCAGCAAGAGCAGGAGCTCCTTGGTTCACAAGGTCTCCCCCAAGGACTGTCCTGGCAGGATTTGCCCTGAGGAATCTCAACAGAGCTCAGAGGTCTACAGGGCTGGTTCCCCGCGGAGCTTGAAACGTGGGCAGACCACCATCAAAG ACTTCTACAGCTCCAAGCGGAGGATTGTCCCTGACAAACCCAAGCCGTGA